A window of Accipiter gentilis chromosome 24, bAccGen1.1, whole genome shotgun sequence contains these coding sequences:
- the SLC9A6 gene encoding sodium/hydrogen exchanger 6 — MAGPGPGLVAAVVVVGLWARGVEGGEVLAARPGALEEEIVSEKAAEESHRQDSANLLVFILLLTLTILTIWLFKHRRARFLHETGLAMIYGVLVGVVLRYGIHVPSDVNNVTLSCQVQTSPATLLVNVSGKYYEYTLKGEISAQELNNVQDNEMLRKVTFDPEVFFNILLPPIIFYAGYSLKRRHFFRNLGSILAYAFLGTAISCLVIGSVVYGCVALMKVTGQLGGDFYFTDCLLFGAIVSATDPVTVLAIFHELQVDVELYALLFGESVLNDAVAIVLSSSIVAYQPAGDNSHTFDVTAMFKSIGIFLGIFSGSFAMGAATGVVTALVTKFTKLREFPLLETGLFFLMSWSTFLLAEACGFTGVVAVLFCGITQAHYTYNNLSTESQHRTKQLFELLNFLAENFIFSYMGLALFTFQNHVFNPTFVVGAFLAIFLGRAANIYPLSFLLNLGRRNKIGTNLQHMMMFAGLRGAMAFALAIRDTATYARQMMFSTTLLIVFFTVWVFGGGTTAMLSCLNIRVGVDADQENVGVPESERRSTKAESAWLFRMWYNFDHNYLKPLLTHSGPPLTTTLPGCCGPIARCLTSPQAYENQEQLKDDDSDLILNDGDISLTYGDSTVNTDSVASSGTSRRFVGNNSEDALDRELAFGDHELVIRGTRLVLPMDDSEPPSNILDNARHGPA; from the exons atggcggggccggggccggggctggtggcggcggtggtggtggtggggctgtgggCGCGGGGGGTGGAGGGCGGGGAGGTGCTGGCGGCTCGTCCCGGGGCTCTGGAGGAGGAGATCGTGTCGGAGAAGGCGGCGGAGGAGAGCCACCGGCAGGACAGCGCCAACCTGCTCGTCTTCATCCTGCTGCTCACCCTCACCATCCTCACCATCTGGCTCTTCAAGCACCGCCGCGCCCGCTTCCTCCATGAGACCGGCCTGGCCATGATCTACG GTGTCCTGGTCGGCGTGGTCCTGCGCTATGGCATCCACGTCCCCAGCGACGTCAACAACGTGACGCTGAGCTGCCAAGTGCAGACCAGTCCTGCCACGCTGCTGGTGAACGTCAGCGGAAAGTACTACGAGTACACCTTGAAGGGGGAAATCAGTGCCCAGGAACTCAATAACGTCCAGGATAATGAGATGCTGAGGAAG gtgacttttgatcctgaagtatttTTCAACATTTTGCTTCCTCCAATTATATTTTATGCAGGCTACAGCTTGAAAAGG AGGCACTTCTTCAGAAACTTGGGATCCATCCTAGCATACGCTTTTCTCGGCACTGCAATTTCCTGCCTGGTGATCGG CTCTGTTGTGTATGGCTGCGTGGCGCTGATGAAAGTCACTGGGCAGCTCGGGGGTGACTTCTACTTCACTGACTGCCTCCTATTCGGTGCCATCGTGTCGGCTACTGACCCAG TGACTGTTCTTGCCATATTCCATGAACTCCAGGTTGATGTTGAGCTGTATGCCCTTCTCTTTGGCGAAAGCGTCCTCAATGATGCCGTTGCCATAGTGCTGTCTTC TTCGATTGTTGCGTACCAGCCAGCGGGCGACAACAGCCACACATTTGATGTCACAGCGATGTTCAAGTCCATCGGGATCTTCCTGGGGATATTCAGTGGATCTTTTGCAATGGGAGCAGCTACTGGAGTTGTGACAGCTTTA GTCACCAAGTTCACCAAACTTCGGGAGTTCCCGTTGCTGGAGACTGGCTTGTTCTTCTTGATGTCCTGGAGCACGTTCCTGCTGGCCGAAGCGTGTGGCTTTACAG GTGTGGTGGCCGTACTCTTCTGTGGGATCACGCAGGCCCATTATACCTATAACAACTTATCTACAGAGTCTCAACACAGAACTAAGCAG ttgtTTGAGCTTCTGAATTTCTTGGCAGAAAACTTCATCTTCTCATACATGGGACTTGCACTGTTCACCTTCCAGAACCACGTCTTTAACCCTACCTTTGTGGTGGGGGCTTTT CTTGCTATCTTCCTAGGAAGAGCTGCCAATATTTACCCACTGTCATTTTTACTGAATTTGGGGAGAAGAAATAAGATCGGAACAAATTTACAGCATATGATGATGTTTGCTG GGCTGCGAGGAGCCATGGCATTCGCCTTGGCCATCCGCGACACGGCCACCTACGCCCGGCAGATGATGTTCAGCACGACGCTCCTCATCGTCTTCTTTACGGTGTGGGTTTTCGGCGGGGGCACCACGGCCATGCTGTCCTGCCTGAATATTCG AGTCGGTGTGGATGCGGATCAGGAGAATGTG GGCGTCCCAGAGAGCGAGAGGAGGAGTACGAAGGCAGAAAGCGCCTGGCTCTTCCGCATGTGGTACAACTTCGATCACAA CTATCTAAAGCCTCTGCTGACACACAGCGGTCCTCCTCTGACGACCACGCTCCCGGGGTGCTGTGGGCCTATTGCCCGGTGCCTGACGAGTCCGCAGGCGTACGAA aATCAAGAGCAGCTAAAGGATGATGACTCCGACCTCATTTTGAACGACGGGGACATCAGTCTGACCTACGGGGATTCCACCGTCAACACCGACTCTGTCGCATCCAGCGGCACGTCGCGGCGGTTTGTGGGAAACAACTCTGAAGACGCGCTTGATCGGGAGCTTGCTTTTGGGGACCATGAACTCGTAATCCGGGGAACACGCCTGGTCCTTCCCATGGACGATTCGGAGCCACCGTCAAACATCCTGGATAACGCAAGACATGGTCCAGCATAA